In Candidatus Promineifilum breve, one genomic interval encodes:
- a CDS encoding nucleoside kinase, with translation MTAEMMNEPIVYPTELRPTVQARFPDGRVLEGRRGTPLEAFIMAAQLPAEPRVVASLMNGRLRELCYPLPEDADLAPVTTATNDGARIYRRSLSFLMIVAAAEVLPNQVITILHSMPFGGYYCERDDGRRLTDAELSALHQRMTELVEADLPIDNVRLPLEEALAFFRGQSDLEKADLFARRRKAYLTLYELKGLRDYFHGFMVPRTGYLDLFSLCHYNDGFILQFPRRSWPGVLQPFEDEPRLAQIFQNYKDWLTIMGVGNVTSLNEALANGRSREVILVAEALHQRQLASIARDIANRQPAARLVAVSGPTSAGKTTFAKRLALQLLAQGIYPVIISLDDYFVDRENTPRDLTGNFDFEALEAVDVNLFQADMRRLMDGAEVVMPRYNFKTGRRELGPPLQIGKDHVIIVEGIHGLNPRLTANLPPSATYRVFISAFTQLNLDKHNRVPTTDTRLLRRIVRDAAHRGYTATQTIGRWSSVRRGEKNHIFPFQNSADVFFNSALVYELSALKLLAEPLLLQVEAGTRERLESNRLMAFLQWFEPMSPVDLQYIAGDSILREFIGGSILETFHPTHWYATGSAGGRIS, from the coding sequence ATGACCGCTGAAATGATGAACGAACCGATTGTCTACCCGACCGAGTTGCGCCCCACCGTCCAGGCGCGCTTCCCCGACGGCCGCGTGCTGGAAGGGCGGCGCGGGACGCCGTTGGAGGCGTTCATCATGGCCGCGCAGTTACCGGCCGAGCCGCGGGTGGTGGCCTCGCTGATGAACGGGCGGTTGCGCGAGTTGTGCTACCCGCTGCCGGAAGATGCCGACCTGGCGCCGGTGACGACGGCCACTAACGATGGCGCGCGCATCTATCGCCGCTCGCTCAGCTTTCTGATGATCGTCGCCGCGGCCGAGGTCTTGCCCAATCAGGTCATCACCATCCTGCATTCGATGCCCTTTGGCGGCTACTACTGCGAACGGGACGACGGCCGCCGCCTGACCGACGCGGAACTGTCGGCCCTGCACCAACGGATGACCGAACTGGTGGAGGCCGACCTGCCCATCGATAACGTGCGCCTGCCCCTGGAAGAAGCGCTGGCTTTCTTCCGCGGGCAAAGTGACCTGGAAAAGGCCGACCTCTTCGCCCGCCGGCGCAAGGCTTATCTGACCCTCTACGAACTGAAGGGCCTGCGCGATTATTTCCACGGCTTCATGGTGCCGCGCACGGGGTATCTCGATCTGTTCAGCCTGTGCCATTACAACGACGGCTTCATTTTGCAGTTCCCGCGCCGCAGTTGGCCGGGCGTCCTGCAACCCTTCGAGGACGAGCCGCGGCTGGCCCAAATCTTCCAGAACTACAAAGATTGGTTGACGATCATGGGCGTGGGCAACGTGACCTCGCTGAACGAGGCGCTGGCGAACGGCCGCAGCCGGGAAGTCATCCTGGTGGCCGAGGCGCTGCACCAACGGCAACTAGCCAGCATCGCCCGCGACATCGCCAACCGCCAGCCCGCCGCCCGCCTGGTGGCCGTCTCCGGCCCCACTTCGGCCGGCAAGACGACGTTCGCCAAGCGGCTGGCCTTGCAACTGTTGGCCCAGGGCATTTACCCGGTCATCATCAGTCTGGATGACTACTTCGTGGATCGCGAGAACACCCCGCGCGACCTAACCGGCAACTTCGACTTCGAGGCCCTCGAGGCGGTCGATGTCAACCTGTTTCAGGCCGACATGCGCCGCCTGATGGATGGGGCCGAAGTCGTCATGCCGCGCTATAACTTCAAGACCGGCCGCCGCGAGCTTGGCCCGCCGCTGCAAATCGGTAAAGACCACGTGATCATCGTCGAGGGCATCCACGGGCTGAATCCCCGCCTGACGGCCAACCTGCCGCCCTCGGCCACCTATCGGGTGTTTATCTCGGCCTTCACGCAGTTGAATCTGGACAAGCACAACCGGGTGCCGACGACCGACACGCGCCTCTTGCGCCGCATCGTGCGCGACGCGGCCCATCGGGGCTACACGGCCACCCAGACGATCGGCCGCTGGAGCAGCGTTCGGCGCGGCGAGAAGAACCATATCTTCCCGTTCCAGAACAGCGCCGACGTCTTTTTTAATTCGGCGCTGGTGTACGAGCTGTCGGCGCTGAAGCTGCTGGCCGAGCCGCTGCTGCTTCAGGTGGAGGCGGGCACGCGGGAACGGCTGGAGTCCAACCGGCTGATGGCCTTCCTGCAATGGTTCGAGCCGATGTCACCGGTTGACCTGCAATACATCGCCGGCGATTCCATCTTGCGCGAATTTATCGGCGGCTCGATCTTAGAAACCTTTCACCCCACCCACTGGTATGCAACCGGGAGCGCCGGCGGGCGTATATCCTGA
- a CDS encoding transglycosylase SLT domain-containing protein, producing the protein MSVRMLGPGRGAAGRLVDRSSRRLGYRPCWLLAAVLLAFLPTVVVPRPANAAYRESIAARQVSPEPAHTTTPPVLSPYWEPDIQRLQGAIGGLAAVYGFHPDFIAAVIRHEADRESGATGHGGLVGLMGLLSPGRALAWRSSSEQLLIPTTNLRWGLAILSHVVQQSGGDLFTALAAYNGGWAEVNSRTPREYAARVLDSYGRALIARHGLSPEMANRWTIAVQMRAGNVPAESLLILGTKPIAGLRTYAGHTVYAFAGQGGQTYYVRAYVVPLGLSEFVTATSSTGFDGLEAPLRARLGEKAARGRPDARVLLACLSGLERLRGQVTTRWFAPSNCPAAGR; encoded by the coding sequence ATGAGCGTGCGGATGCTTGGGCCAGGAAGAGGCGCGGCGGGGCGGCTTGTTGATCGCTCATCCCGCCGTCTGGGCTATCGGCCGTGCTGGTTGCTGGCTGCCGTGCTGCTTGCCTTTCTCCCCACCGTTGTCGTTCCGCGCCCGGCCAATGCGGCGTACCGGGAAAGTATTGCCGCCCGGCAGGTTAGTCCCGAACCGGCGCACACCACCACCCCGCCCGTTCTTTCGCCCTATTGGGAGCCGGACATCCAACGGTTGCAGGGCGCAATCGGCGGGCTGGCGGCGGTCTATGGCTTTCACCCTGATTTCATCGCCGCCGTCATCAGGCACGAGGCCGACCGGGAATCCGGCGCGACAGGGCATGGCGGCCTGGTTGGTTTGATGGGCCTTCTGTCGCCGGGGCGGGCGTTGGCCTGGCGGTCATCGAGCGAACAGTTGCTGATCCCGACCACCAATCTGCGCTGGGGGCTGGCGATTTTGTCCCACGTCGTGCAGCAGTCGGGCGGGGATTTGTTCACCGCCCTGGCCGCTTATAACGGTGGCTGGGCAGAGGTGAATAGCCGCACGCCGCGCGAATATGCCGCCCGGGTGCTGGACAGCTATGGGCGGGCGCTCATCGCTCGCCACGGTCTGTCGCCGGAGATGGCCAACCGCTGGACGATTGCCGTACAGATGAGAGCCGGCAACGTGCCGGCCGAATCATTGCTTATCCTGGGAACCAAACCCATCGCCGGGTTGCGCACGTATGCCGGGCACACCGTCTACGCCTTCGCCGGGCAGGGCGGCCAGACCTACTACGTGCGCGCCTACGTCGTGCCGCTGGGGCTGTCGGAGTTTGTCACCGCCACCTCCTCGACCGGGTTCGACGGGTTGGAGGCCCCATTGCGCGCGCGCCTGGGCGAAAAAGCGGCGCGCGGCCGGCCCGACGCGCGCGTGCTGTTGGCCTGCCTGTCGGGTCTGGAGCGGCTGCGCGGCCAGGTAACGACGCGCTGGTTCGCGCCGTCCAATTGCCCGGCCGCCGGCCGCTGA
- a CDS encoding tetratricopeptide repeat protein, whose translation MNYDSEANDSPDDEIDLMGAIEEARALRRADELETSQAQLLALMEDFPDHPLVLFEVGGSYDVMGEEEMAIPYYRRAIAAGLEGNDLQECLVCLGSTLRVVGENDDAVAILEQAVDEFPERNSGRVFLALAHYSNGDSELAVSGLLALLLETTKDEDILAYADALDYYKDNLDASLDG comes from the coding sequence ATGAACTACGATTCCGAAGCAAACGATTCCCCGGATGATGAGATTGACCTGATGGGCGCGATTGAAGAGGCGCGGGCCTTGCGACGCGCCGACGAGTTGGAAACGTCCCAGGCGCAACTACTGGCGCTCATGGAAGATTTCCCCGACCACCCGCTCGTCCTGTTCGAGGTTGGCGGTTCCTACGACGTCATGGGCGAAGAAGAGATGGCGATTCCCTACTATCGCCGAGCCATTGCCGCCGGCCTGGAGGGCAACGACCTCCAGGAGTGCCTGGTCTGCCTGGGCAGCACCTTGCGCGTCGTGGGCGAGAATGACGACGCCGTGGCGATTTTGGAGCAAGCCGTCGATGAGTTCCCTGAGCGCAACAGCGGCCGCGTCTTTCTGGCCCTGGCCCACTATAGCAACGGCGATTCGGAGCTGGCCGTCAGCGGTCTGCTGGCTCTGTTGCTCGAAACGACCAAAGATGAGGACATCCTGGCCTATGCCGATGCGCTCGACTATTACAAAGATAATCTGGATGCATCGCTCGATGGGTGA
- a CDS encoding carboxyl transferase domain-containing protein, protein MTELSSHINPNSEEFKANYAANKALAEQLADRQRAVATDRSPRSVELQRQRDKLLVRERIEVLLDDGSPFLELSPLAAWDMYDGEAPGAGIVTGIGRVSGVDCLIIANDPTVKGGTYFPETVKKHLRAQTIAEENRLTTIYLVDSGGAFLHLQADVFPDREHFGRIFYNIARLSAAGITQIAAVVGSCTAGGAYIPAMADETVIVRGNGTIFLAGPPLVRAATGEEVSAEDLGGGDVHTRISGVADHLADNEAEALDKVREIVSHLQPGLAARPRSVPLAAQTPEEPLYPADELYGVIPADPRHVYDVREVIARLVDGSRLSEFKARFGPTVVCGFAHIMGIPVGIVANNGLLFSEAALKATHFIQLCGQRGTPLLFMQNIAGFMVGRQYENEGIAKHGAKMVMAVSNVNVPRITLLHGVSHGAGNYGMSGRAYDPRFLFSWPNSRISVMSGDAAADTLWMVGKKQVFHQLDDPTDSEMRLAEEKFKRPILEQYGRESDPYFATARLWDDGILDPVKTRAALGLAFATTGHGPRAAGGYGTFRM, encoded by the coding sequence TTGACGGAATTAAGTAGCCACATTAACCCCAACAGCGAAGAATTCAAGGCCAATTACGCCGCCAATAAGGCGCTGGCCGAGCAGTTGGCCGACCGCCAGCGCGCCGTGGCGACCGACCGCTCACCGCGCTCGGTCGAGTTGCAGCGCCAACGGGATAAGCTGCTGGTGCGCGAGCGCATCGAGGTGTTGCTCGACGACGGCAGCCCCTTCCTGGAGTTGTCGCCGCTGGCCGCCTGGGATATGTACGACGGCGAAGCGCCCGGCGCGGGCATTGTCACCGGCATCGGCCGCGTGTCGGGCGTTGATTGCCTGATTATCGCCAACGACCCGACCGTAAAGGGCGGCACCTACTTCCCGGAGACGGTCAAAAAGCATCTGCGCGCCCAGACAATTGCCGAGGAAAACCGCCTGACCACCATCTATCTGGTCGATTCCGGCGGCGCTTTTCTCCATTTGCAGGCCGACGTCTTCCCCGACCGCGAACACTTCGGCCGCATCTTCTACAACATCGCCCGCCTGTCGGCGGCCGGCATCACCCAGATCGCCGCCGTGGTGGGTTCGTGCACCGCCGGCGGGGCCTACATCCCGGCCATGGCCGACGAGACGGTCATCGTGCGCGGCAACGGCACGATCTTTCTGGCCGGGCCGCCCCTGGTGCGCGCGGCCACCGGCGAGGAAGTCTCGGCCGAAGACCTGGGCGGCGGCGACGTGCACACCCGCATCAGCGGCGTGGCCGATCATCTGGCCGACAACGAGGCCGAGGCGCTGGACAAGGTGCGCGAGATCGTCAGCCATCTGCAACCAGGTCTGGCCGCCCGGCCGCGCAGCGTCCCCCTGGCCGCGCAAACGCCCGAAGAGCCGCTCTACCCGGCCGATGAACTGTACGGCGTCATCCCCGCCGACCCGCGCCACGTCTACGACGTGCGCGAGGTCATCGCCCGGCTGGTCGACGGCTCGCGCCTGTCGGAGTTCAAGGCCCGCTTTGGCCCCACCGTTGTCTGCGGCTTTGCCCACATCATGGGCATCCCCGTCGGCATCGTCGCCAACAACGGCCTGCTGTTCAGCGAGGCGGCGCTCAAGGCCACCCACTTCATTCAGCTCTGCGGCCAGCGCGGCACGCCGCTGCTCTTCATGCAAAACATCGCCGGCTTCATGGTCGGCCGGCAGTACGAGAATGAGGGCATCGCCAAGCATGGGGCCAAGATGGTCATGGCCGTCAGCAACGTCAACGTGCCGCGCATCACCTTGCTCCACGGCGTGAGTCATGGCGCAGGCAACTACGGCATGAGCGGCCGGGCCTATGACCCGCGCTTTCTGTTCTCCTGGCCCAACAGCCGCATCAGCGTGATGAGCGGCGATGCGGCGGCCGACACCCTGTGGATGGTCGGCAAAAAACAGGTCTTTCACCAACTGGACGACCCGACCGACAGCGAGATGCGGTTGGCCGAGGAGAAGTTCAAGCGGCCGATCCTGGAACAGTACGGCCGCGAGAGCGATCCCTACTTCGCCACCGCCCGCCTGTGGGATGATGGCATCCTCGATCCGGTCAAAACGCGCGCGGCGCTGGGTCTGGCCTTCGCCACGACCGGCCACGGGCCACGAGCCGCCGGCGGCTATGGCACCTTCCGCATGTAG
- a CDS encoding alpha/beta fold hydrolase, with protein MNKNYCDIGGEIRLAYIDEGEGRPLLFIHGFTGTAEGDHARLIAHFRPTHRVIAPDLRGYGASRPPDRDFPPDFYQRDAADVAAFLDALNCGPVVVLGFSDGAEVSLLLAAARPDLVAGVVAWGVCGVISDEEIQSIASWLPVSGWGPKRQQWKQEIIERHGADQLEPMIAGWFAAAHAIHDRGGNISLATADRIECPVLMMNGDGEIGNPPHDARHLAGRIPHCRLEFIADSDHAIQRDQPEILIDRAQQFLESLGWI; from the coding sequence ATGAACAAGAACTATTGCGACATCGGGGGAGAGATTCGTCTGGCCTACATTGATGAAGGGGAAGGGCGACCGCTCCTTTTCATCCACGGTTTCACCGGCACGGCCGAGGGGGATCATGCCCGGCTAATCGCCCATTTTCGGCCCACCCATCGCGTCATCGCCCCCGACCTGCGCGGCTATGGGGCCAGCCGGCCGCCCGACCGCGACTTCCCACCCGACTTCTATCAGCGCGACGCGGCCGATGTGGCCGCGTTCCTCGACGCGCTTAATTGCGGGCCGGTGGTCGTGCTCGGCTTCAGCGATGGCGCGGAGGTGTCGCTGCTGTTGGCCGCGGCGCGCCCCGATCTGGTGGCCGGGGTCGTGGCCTGGGGCGTGTGCGGCGTCATCTCCGACGAAGAAATCCAATCGATTGCCTCATGGCTACCCGTTTCCGGCTGGGGGCCGAAACGGCAGCAATGGAAGCAGGAAATCATTGAGCGCCACGGCGCGGATCAACTGGAGCCGATGATTGCCGGCTGGTTCGCCGCTGCCCACGCGATCCACGACCGCGGCGGCAATATCTCGCTGGCGACGGCCGATCGCATCGAGTGCCCCGTCCTCATGATGAATGGCGACGGCGAGATCGGCAACCCGCCGCACGATGCCCGCCACCTGGCCGGCCGCATCCCCCATTGCCGGCTGGAGTTCATCGCCGACAGCGACCACGCCATCCAGCGCGATCAGCCGGAGATTCTGATCGACCGGGCCCAGCAGTTTCTGGAGTCCCTGGGCTGGATTTAG
- a CDS encoding c-type cytochrome, which produces MKKHLLLICLSVVLLALVACGGGGGGGGETAPEPEPVGDAANGEALFTQPIIGAAPGCITCHSLEPDVVIVGPSQAGLATRAETRVPGKSAEEYIRESIMTPDAYVVEGFTAGLMYQNYATDLTQEQIDDIVAYTLSLR; this is translated from the coding sequence ATGAAGAAGCACCTGTTACTCATATGTCTAAGCGTGGTGTTGTTGGCCCTGGTTGCCTGCGGTGGTGGCGGCGGTGGTGGCGGCGAAACCGCCCCCGAGCCGGAACCGGTGGGCGACGCGGCCAACGGCGAAGCGCTGTTCACCCAGCCGATCATCGGCGCCGCCCCCGGCTGCATCACCTGTCACTCGCTGGAACCGGACGTCGTCATCGTCGGCCCGTCGCAGGCGGGGTTGGCGACGCGCGCCGAAACCCGCGTGCCGGGCAAGTCGGCCGAGGAGTATATCCGCGAGTCCATTATGACTCCCGATGCTTACGTGGTCGAAGGCTTTACGGCAGGCCTGATGTACCAGAACTACGCCACCGATCTGACTCAGGAGCAGATCGACGATATCGTCGCCTATACCCTGTCTCTCCGTTAA
- a CDS encoding SCO family protein — MQTPQANPPAPKKRGVGPLFWVGLALLILLAALAAYIILNGGLPFGPQSFNGQELQSAEPLPEVTLMASTGEPLSLSDLRGKVVLVYFGYTYCPDACPTTMAQLKKVPAALGDKADQVQVAMISVDPQRDTPEVLRDYLAAFHPSFIGLTGTLEEITAAAAPFGIYFAAHAGTAATGYLVDHTSAVTAIDKAGHIRLVYPHGTLAEDIVADVRQLVRE, encoded by the coding sequence ATGCAAACACCACAAGCCAATCCCCCCGCGCCCAAGAAGCGCGGCGTCGGCCCCCTTTTCTGGGTTGGGCTGGCGCTGCTGATATTATTGGCCGCCCTGGCCGCGTATATCATCCTGAATGGCGGGCTGCCCTTTGGCCCCCAAAGTTTCAATGGTCAGGAGTTGCAATCGGCCGAGCCGCTTCCTGAAGTTACCTTGATGGCCTCGACCGGCGAGCCGCTGAGCCTCAGCGACCTGCGCGGCAAGGTCGTCCTCGTTTATTTCGGCTACACCTATTGCCCGGACGCTTGCCCGACGACGATGGCCCAACTGAAAAAAGTGCCCGCGGCCCTGGGCGACAAGGCCGACCAGGTGCAGGTCGCCATGATTTCCGTCGATCCACAGCGCGACACGCCGGAAGTATTGCGCGATTATCTGGCCGCCTTCCACCCCTCATTCATCGGTTTGACGGGCACGCTGGAAGAGATTACGGCCGCGGCCGCCCCCTTCGGCATCTACTTTGCCGCCCACGCCGGCACCGCGGCCACCGGCTATCTGGTTGACCACACCTCGGCGGTGACGGCGATCGATAAAGCCGGCCACATCCGGCTGGTTTATCCGCATGGCACATTGGCCGAGGATATTGTCGCCGACGTGCGTCAGTTAGTGCGCGAGTAA
- a CDS encoding TetR/AcrR family transcriptional regulator, producing the protein MADSEKIAPARDPGSTRAKILDAALSAFSRKGYHDTRLDDIVDESTTSKGAIYFHFANKERLFLALVDQFADLLERRVLEAIAGQAQGMGRVQVALETVLETFGRYRRPAKILLVQAVGLGSVFETKRAEVNERFARLIETYLNEAIAIGDIAPIDTEVVAHAWMGAIYGLVIRWVTTGEPEPPRIISTLVPLLLRSVGSEAQ; encoded by the coding sequence ATGGCCGATAGTGAAAAAATAGCGCCGGCGCGCGACCCCGGCTCAACCCGGGCCAAGATACTGGACGCCGCGCTGTCCGCCTTCTCGCGCAAGGGGTATCACGATACGCGTCTGGACGACATCGTCGATGAATCGACAACGTCCAAAGGGGCCATCTACTTCCACTTTGCCAACAAGGAGCGGCTGTTCCTGGCCCTGGTCGATCAGTTCGCCGACCTGCTGGAGCGGCGCGTGCTGGAGGCCATCGCCGGACAGGCCCAGGGGATGGGCCGCGTGCAGGTGGCCCTGGAAACCGTGCTGGAAACCTTCGGCCGCTATCGCCGCCCGGCCAAGATATTGCTTGTGCAGGCCGTCGGTCTGGGCAGCGTCTTCGAGACCAAGCGGGCCGAGGTCAATGAGCGTTTCGCCCGGCTCATCGAAACGTATCTCAACGAGGCGATTGCCATCGGCGATATAGCCCCCATCGATACCGAAGTCGTGGCCCATGCCTGGATGGGGGCGATCTATGGACTGGTGATCCGTTGGGTGACGACCGGCGAGCCGGAACCGCCGCGCATCATCAGCACGCTGGTGCCCCTCCTGCTCCGCAGCGTGGGCAGCGAGGCCCAGTAA
- a CDS encoding isochorismate synthase produces MSHQSRQHPTALPYHSPTVASQWESTPIAERPGRLVSLFVPAAELDPLSFLRGGYGVERFYWAEPSGGASMTLAGLAVAAEVRVPPVLDDAAPFSDQSDYRFDDVIEQTTRLFEGASFHAADAGDWGVAEVEMDNHPARPRLFGGLAFQDDFVPDNTWSVFSPAHFILPHFQLVQTGHEAFLTINALIAPDEDLLDALNGMREALMARLPAADAISTRRVVSPNLSYPLSPEMWAELVDQATTAIGAGEIEKVVLSRVCELRAAEPIDAAATLDFLNEQYGDCYRFLFEPLPHHAFFGATPELLIRKTGPRVQTMALAGSIPRGQSPGEDDRLAAQLLASPKERREHNLVVETIRRDMAADMTFLNIPDAPVVLRLKNIQHLLTPIEGQLMEPQLGVVPLLRRLHPTPAMGGAPAERALAFLRRHEPVPRGWYAAPIGWLDRQQDGVFAVAIRSAVTQHARAWLYAGAGIVAESQPAQEWAETALKFRPMLGALGAGEAV; encoded by the coding sequence ATGTCACACCAATCTCGCCAACACCCTACTGCCCTACCATACCATTCGCCGACCGTGGCTTCCCAATGGGAAAGCACGCCCATCGCGGAGCGGCCCGGTCGTCTGGTCAGCCTGTTTGTCCCGGCGGCCGAACTGGACCCGCTCTCTTTCCTGCGCGGCGGCTACGGGGTGGAGCGCTTCTATTGGGCTGAGCCGTCCGGCGGCGCATCAATGACATTGGCCGGTCTGGCCGTGGCCGCCGAAGTGCGCGTGCCGCCGGTGCTGGATGACGCCGCGCCTTTCTCCGATCAATCTGATTATCGTTTCGATGACGTCATCGAGCAGACGACACGCTTGTTTGAGGGGGCATCGTTCCACGCGGCGGACGCGGGCGACTGGGGCGTGGCCGAAGTGGAAATGGACAACCATCCCGCCCGGCCGCGCCTGTTCGGCGGCTTGGCCTTCCAGGATGATTTTGTGCCCGATAACACCTGGTCGGTCTTCAGCCCGGCCCATTTTATCCTGCCCCATTTTCAGTTGGTGCAAACCGGCCATGAAGCGTTCCTAACGATCAATGCGCTCATCGCTCCCGACGAAGACCTGTTGGACGCCCTGAACGGGATGCGCGAAGCCCTGATGGCCCGCCTTCCGGCAGCCGACGCTATTTCAACCCGCCGCGTTGTAAGCCCTAACCTGAGCTACCCGCTGTCGCCGGAGATGTGGGCGGAACTCGTGGACCAGGCAACAACGGCCATCGGGGCAGGAGAAATCGAAAAGGTTGTCCTGTCGCGCGTCTGTGAACTGCGCGCCGCCGAGCCGATTGACGCCGCGGCCACACTCGACTTCCTGAACGAGCAATACGGCGATTGCTACCGCTTCCTCTTCGAGCCGCTGCCGCATCACGCCTTCTTCGGGGCCACGCCGGAACTGCTCATCCGCAAGACCGGCCCTCGCGTCCAGACGATGGCCCTGGCCGGTTCCATCCCCCGCGGCCAATCGCCCGGCGAGGATGACCGGCTGGCCGCCCAACTGCTGGCCTCGCCCAAGGAGCGGCGGGAACACAACCTGGTAGTCGAGACCATTCGCCGGGATATGGCCGCCGATATGACTTTCCTAAATATCCCTGATGCTCCGGTTGTCCTTCGTCTAAAAAATATCCAACATTTACTGACCCCCATCGAGGGCCAACTGATGGAACCACAGCTGGGCGTTGTCCCGTTGCTGCGCCGCCTGCATCCCACCCCGGCCATGGGCGGCGCGCCGGCCGAGCGCGCGCTGGCTTTCCTGCGCCGCCACGAACCCGTGCCGCGCGGCTGGTATGCCGCGCCCATTGGCTGGCTGGATCGACAACAGGACGGCGTCTTTGCCGTCGCTATTCGCTCGGCCGTGACCCAGCACGCCCGCGCCTGGCTCTATGCCGGGGCGGGCATCGTCGCCGAGTCCCAGCCCGCCCAGGAGTGGGCCGAGACGGCGCTCAAGTTCCGTCCGATGCTGGGGGCGCTGGGCGCTGGGGAGGCTGTCTGA